A single region of the Hippopotamus amphibius kiboko isolate mHipAmp2 chromosome 6, mHipAmp2.hap2, whole genome shotgun sequence genome encodes:
- the LOC130854818 gene encoding BET1 homolog, with protein sequence MRRAGLGEGVPPGNYGNSGDPNSGYSACEEENERLTESLRNKVTAIKSLSIEIGHKVKHQNKLLAEMDSQFDSTTGFLGKTMGKLKILSRGSQTKVLCYMMLFSLFVFFVIYWIIKLR encoded by the coding sequence ATGAGGCGTGCAGGCCTGGGTGAAGGAGTACCTCCTGGCAACTATGGGAACTCTGGCGATCCTAATAGTGGGTATAGTGCCTGTGAAGAAGAAAACGAGAGACTCACGGAAAGTCTTAGAAACAAAGTAACTGCTATAAAATCTCTTTCCATTGAAATAGGCCACAAAgttaaacatcaaaataaattattagcTGAAATGGATTCACAGTTTGATTCTACAACTGGATTTCTAGGTAAAACTATGGGAAAACTGAAGATTTTATCCAGAGGGAGCCAAACAAAGGTGTTGTGCTATATGATGCTGTTttcattgtttgtcttttttgtcatttattggATTATTAAACTGAGGTGA
- the SIAH2 gene encoding E3 ubiquitin-protein ligase SIAH2: protein MSRPSSTGPGANKPCSKQPPPQPQHAPSPAAPPAAATISAAGPGSSAVPAAAAVISGPGGGGGGGGAGPVSPQHHELTSLFECPVCFDYVLPPILQCQAGHLVCNQCRQKLSCCPTCRGALTPSIRNLAMEKVASAVLFPCKYATTGCSLTLHHTEKPEHEDICEYRPYSCPCPGASCKWQGSLEAVMSHLMHAHKSITTLQGEDIVFLATDINLPGAVDWVMMQSCFGHHFMLVLEKQEKYEGHQQFFAIVLLIGTRKQAENFAYRLELNGNRRRLTWEATPRSIHDGVSAAIMNSDCLVFDTAIAHLFADNGNLGINVTISTCCP, encoded by the exons ATGAGCCGCCCGTCCTCCACCGGCCCCGGCGCTAACAAACCTTGCAGCAAGCAGCCGCCGCCGCAGCCCCAGCACGCTCCGTCCCCGGCTGCGCCCCCGGCCGCCGCCACCATCTCGGCTGCGGGCCCCGGCTCGTCCGCGGTGCCCGCCGCGGCGGCGGTGATCTCgggccccggcggcggcggcggcggcggcggggctggCCCGGTGTCCCCGCAGCACCACGAGCTGACCTCGCTCTTCGAGTGCCCGGTCTGCTTTGACTATGTCCTGCCCCCGATCCTGCAGTGCCAGGCCGGGCACCTGGTGTGTAACCAATGCCGCCAGAAGTTGAGCTGCTGCCCGACGTGCAGGGGCGCCTTGACGCCCAGCATCAGGAACCTGGCTATGGAGAAGGTGGCCTCGGCAGTCCTGTTTCCCTGCAAG TATGCCACCACAGGCTGTTCCCTGACCCTGCACCACACGGAGAAGCCGGAGCATGAAGACATCTGTGAATACCGTCCCTACTCGTGCCCCTGTCCTGGTGCTTCCTGCAAGTGGCAGGGGTCCCTGGAAGCCGTGATGTCCCATCTCATGCACGCCCACAAGAGCATCACCACCCTTCAGGGAGAAGACATCGTCTTCCTGGCCACAGACATTAACCTCCCAGGGGCTGTGGACTGGGTGATGATGCAGTCGTGTTTCGGCCATCACTTCATGCTGGTGCTGGAGAAACAAGAGAAGTACGAGGGCCACCAGCAGTTCTTCGCCATCGTTCTGCTCATCGGCACCCGCAAGCAGGCCGAGAACTTCGCCTACAGACTGGAGTTGAATGGGAACCGAAGGAGACTGACCTGGGAGGCCACGCCCCGGTCCATCCATGATGGCGTGTCCGCGGCCATCATGAACAGCGACTGCTTGGTGTTCGACACAGCCATAGCGCATCTTTTTGCAGATAATGGGAACCTTGGAATCAATGTGACTATTTCTACGTGTTGTCCGTGA